The following coding sequences lie in one Paraburkholderia largidicola genomic window:
- a CDS encoding GntR family transcriptional regulator yields the protein MSKPASPLAPVASVPLYAQIKDALRVQILDGTYAPHSQMPSEHELCAMYGVSRITVRQALGDLQKEGLLFKLHGKGTFVSKPKAFQNVSSLQGFAEAMSSMGYEIVNQLRSFRVVEANRHVAARLGLEEGAPVTEIHRVRLLNREPVSLELTWLPEALGTRLANADLVTRDIFLILENDCGVPLGHADVAIDAILADDEIVDALRVEEGSPVLRIDRLTHDAAGTPIDYEHLYFRGDAFQYRFRIDREKAGKNARHNATRKAR from the coding sequence ATGTCGAAACCGGCCAGCCCCCTTGCCCCCGTCGCCTCCGTGCCGCTCTACGCGCAGATCAAAGATGCGCTGCGCGTGCAGATTCTCGACGGCACCTACGCGCCGCATTCGCAGATGCCGTCCGAGCACGAACTCTGCGCGATGTACGGCGTGAGCCGCATCACCGTGCGCCAGGCGCTCGGCGACCTGCAAAAAGAAGGTCTGTTGTTCAAGCTGCACGGCAAAGGCACGTTCGTGTCGAAACCCAAGGCCTTTCAGAACGTGAGTTCGCTGCAGGGCTTTGCGGAAGCGATGTCGTCGATGGGCTATGAGATCGTCAACCAGTTGCGCAGCTTTCGTGTCGTCGAAGCCAATCGTCATGTGGCCGCGCGCCTTGGGCTCGAAGAAGGCGCGCCCGTCACGGAAATCCATCGCGTGCGGCTGCTCAATCGCGAGCCGGTATCGCTCGAACTGACGTGGCTTCCCGAAGCGCTCGGCACGCGTCTCGCGAACGCCGATCTCGTGACGCGCGACATCTTCCTGATCCTCGAAAACGACTGCGGCGTGCCGCTCGGCCATGCGGATGTCGCGATCGACGCGATCCTCGCCGACGACGAAATCGTCGACGCGTTGCGGGTCGAGGAAGGCAGTCCCGTGCTGCGCATCGACCGGCTCACGCACGACGCGGCAGGCACGCCGATCGACTACGAACATCTGTACTTTCGCGGCGATGCGTTTCAGTACCGCTTCCGTATCGACCGGGAAAAGGCGGGCAAAAACGCAAGGCACAACGCAACGAGGAAAGCGCGATGA
- a CDS encoding fumarate reductase/succinate dehydrogenase flavoprotein subunit, translated as MNTHVLEYDIVVVGGGTAGPMAAVKAKEANPNLKVLLLEKANVKRSGAISMGMDGLNNAVIPGHATPEQYTREITIANDGIVDQAAVYAYARHSFKTIEELDRWGVKFEKDGTGDYAVKKVHHMGSYVLPMPEGHDIKKVLYRQLKRARIAITNRIVATRLLTDAQGNVNGVMGFDCRTAEFYVVRAKAVILSCGAAGRLGLPASGYLMGTYENPTNAGDGYAMAYHAGAALANLECFQINPLIKDYNGPACAYVTGPLGGFTANGKGERFIECDYWSGQMMWEFYQELQSGNGPVFLKLDHLAEETIQTIEQILHTNERPSRGRFHAGRGTDYRQQMVEMHISEIGFCSGHSASGVYVNERAETTVGGLYAAGDMAAVPHNYMLGAFTYGWFAGQSAAAFVAGREHTPVDQEQIDAERARVYAPLEREHGLAPAQVEYKLRRMVNDYLQPPKVTRKMEIGLQRFDEITDDIASIKATHPHELMRAAEVRAIRDCAEMAARASLFRTESRWGLYHHRVDYPQRNDADWFCHTHLRKDASGRMTSEKRAVEPYIVPLDERERGSYSNLRIHDDKPDLRANAQALADVTA; from the coding sequence ATGAACACCCATGTACTCGAATACGACATCGTCGTGGTCGGCGGTGGAACGGCGGGGCCGATGGCCGCTGTCAAGGCGAAGGAAGCCAATCCGAACCTGAAGGTCTTGCTGCTCGAAAAAGCCAACGTCAAACGCAGCGGCGCGATCTCGATGGGCATGGACGGCCTGAACAATGCCGTCATTCCCGGCCACGCGACACCCGAGCAATACACGCGCGAAATCACGATCGCCAACGACGGCATCGTCGACCAGGCCGCCGTCTACGCATACGCGAGGCACAGTTTCAAAACGATCGAAGAACTCGACCGTTGGGGCGTGAAGTTCGAAAAGGACGGCACGGGCGATTACGCGGTGAAGAAAGTGCACCACATGGGCTCGTATGTGCTGCCGATGCCCGAAGGACACGACATCAAGAAAGTACTGTACCGGCAACTGAAACGCGCCCGCATCGCGATCACGAATCGCATCGTCGCGACGCGCCTGTTGACCGATGCACAGGGCAATGTGAACGGTGTCATGGGCTTCGATTGCCGCACGGCCGAGTTCTACGTGGTTCGCGCGAAAGCGGTGATTCTGTCGTGCGGCGCGGCGGGCCGGCTCGGCCTGCCCGCATCCGGCTACCTGATGGGCACCTACGAGAACCCGACCAACGCGGGCGACGGCTATGCGATGGCCTATCACGCGGGCGCGGCGCTCGCGAATCTCGAATGCTTCCAGATCAACCCGTTGATCAAGGACTACAACGGTCCCGCCTGTGCGTATGTGACGGGGCCACTGGGCGGCTTCACGGCGAACGGCAAAGGCGAACGCTTTATCGAATGCGATTACTGGAGCGGGCAGATGATGTGGGAGTTCTACCAGGAACTCCAGAGCGGCAACGGCCCCGTGTTTCTGAAGCTAGACCACCTCGCCGAAGAAACCATCCAGACCATCGAACAGATCCTGCACACCAACGAACGTCCGAGCCGTGGGCGCTTTCACGCGGGACGCGGCACCGATTACCGGCAGCAGATGGTCGAGATGCATATCTCCGAGATCGGATTTTGCAGCGGACACAGCGCGTCGGGCGTGTATGTCAATGAGCGCGCGGAGACGACAGTGGGCGGCCTTTACGCCGCCGGCGACATGGCGGCCGTGCCGCACAACTACATGCTCGGCGCGTTCACGTACGGCTGGTTTGCCGGCCAGAGCGCAGCCGCTTTCGTTGCGGGCCGCGAACATACACCCGTCGATCAGGAACAGATCGATGCCGAACGCGCGCGCGTCTATGCGCCACTCGAACGCGAACATGGGCTTGCGCCTGCGCAGGTCGAGTACAAGCTGCGCCGCATGGTCAACGATTATCTGCAGCCGCCCAAGGTGACACGCAAGATGGAGATCGGCCTGCAACGCTTCGATGAAATCACCGACGACATCGCGTCGATCAAGGCCACGCATCCGCATGAACTGATGCGCGCCGCCGAAGTGCGCGCGATTCGCGATTGCGCCGAAATGGCTGCGCGCGCGTCGCTGTTTCGCACGGAGAGCCGCTGGGGTCTGTATCACCATCGCGTCGATTATCCGCAGCGCAATGACGCCGACTGGTTCTGCCATACACATCTTCGCAAGGATGCATCGGGCCGCATGACCAGCGAAAAACGCGCTGTCGAGCCGTACATCGTGCCGCTCGACGAACGCGAGCGCGGCTCATACAGCAACCTGCGCATTCACGACGACAAACCCGATCTGCGCGCGAACGCCCAGGCGCTCGCCGACGTCACCGCCTGA
- a CDS encoding 4Fe-4S dicluster domain-containing protein: protein MSFTPHDILHRSAAPVTIDESRCIADKGCTVCVDVCPLDLLAIDVSKGKAYMQFDECWYCMPCEQDCPTGAVKVDIPYLLR, encoded by the coding sequence ATGTCCTTCACACCCCACGACATTCTTCATCGAAGCGCGGCACCCGTCACGATCGACGAAAGCAGATGCATCGCCGATAAAGGCTGCACGGTATGCGTCGATGTGTGCCCACTCGATCTGCTCGCGATCGACGTCAGCAAAGGCAAGGCCTACATGCAGTTCGACGAATGCTGGTACTGCATGCCGTGCGAACAGGATTGCCCGACGGGCGCCGTGAAAGTCGATATCCCCTATCTGCTGCGCTAG
- a CDS encoding ABC transporter substrate-binding protein: MTIRYALPHFISIAALAFAAGTANAETIRVAIGTQDTTINCATGGLLIRELNLLDKYLPHTGKYKDVSYDVQWKDFTSGAPITNEMVAGKLDFGVMADFPGSLNGAAFQKAGRKSVFITVLSGSVDGSGNGIVVPENSSIRSIADLKGKTISVPFASTSHGMLLRAIKAQGWNPETDVNIITQAPEVAGSALKANKIDAHADFVPFADLFPYRGIARKIYDGAQSHVPTYHGALVDAAYAQKYPEVVVAYLRAAIEANRLIAQDPEKYSLLIQKTTGIEAPVDYLYHGPLGLQTRDLTWKPEYRQATATAIETLKLLKKTDVDLDVNTFIDDRYIRQAFKESGLDYDAALKNYAKQPLVANDVVTGKPIRDFNDVAQVWLDNEAKVRNYASADEAFAALGKIEQSGGKARAVFVHDHASGLKLFASQAWYVKDAHGAITAFLLKAGADQYAQQVSGSVVDFAAAKTGAAQAVASR; the protein is encoded by the coding sequence ATGACCATTCGCTACGCTCTACCTCACTTCATTTCCATCGCCGCGCTCGCATTCGCTGCGGGCACGGCGAATGCCGAAACGATCCGCGTCGCCATCGGCACGCAGGACACGACGATCAACTGCGCGACAGGCGGCCTGCTGATCCGCGAACTGAATCTGCTCGACAAGTATCTGCCGCATACGGGCAAATACAAGGACGTGAGCTATGACGTGCAATGGAAGGACTTCACGTCCGGCGCGCCCATCACGAACGAGATGGTCGCGGGCAAGCTCGATTTCGGCGTGATGGCGGATTTCCCGGGCTCGCTGAATGGCGCGGCGTTCCAGAAAGCGGGACGCAAGAGCGTGTTCATTACCGTGTTGTCGGGCAGCGTGGATGGCAGCGGCAACGGCATCGTCGTGCCGGAGAATTCGTCCATCCGTTCGATCGCCGACCTCAAGGGCAAAACGATTTCCGTGCCGTTCGCATCGACGTCGCACGGCATGCTGCTGCGTGCGATCAAGGCGCAAGGCTGGAATCCCGAAACCGACGTGAACATCATCACGCAGGCACCGGAGGTGGCGGGCAGCGCGTTGAAGGCGAACAAGATCGATGCGCATGCGGACTTCGTGCCGTTCGCGGATCTGTTTCCTTATCGCGGCATTGCGCGCAAGATTTACGACGGCGCGCAAAGTCATGTGCCCACGTATCACGGCGCACTCGTCGATGCGGCCTACGCGCAGAAGTACCCCGAAGTGGTTGTCGCGTATCTGCGCGCCGCCATCGAGGCGAACCGCCTGATCGCGCAAGACCCCGAGAAATACAGCCTGCTGATCCAGAAGACGACGGGCATCGAAGCCCCCGTCGATTATCTGTATCACGGCCCGCTCGGTCTGCAGACACGCGACCTCACATGGAAGCCGGAGTACCGTCAGGCCACGGCGACCGCAATCGAAACGCTCAAGCTGCTGAAGAAAACCGATGTCGATCTGGACGTGAACACGTTCATCGACGACCGCTATATCCGCCAGGCATTCAAGGAATCCGGGCTCGACTACGACGCCGCGCTGAAGAACTACGCGAAGCAGCCGCTCGTCGCCAACGACGTCGTAACAGGCAAGCCAATCCGCGACTTCAACGACGTCGCTCAGGTGTGGCTCGACAACGAAGCGAAGGTCCGCAATTACGCATCGGCGGATGAAGCGTTCGCGGCACTCGGCAAGATCGAGCAGTCGGGCGGCAAGGCGCGTGCGGTGTTCGTTCACGATCATGCAAGCGGCCTCAAGCTGTTCGCCAGCCAGGCGTGGTACGTGAAGGACGCGCATGGCGCGATCACGGCGTTCCTGCTGAAAGCGGGTGCCGACCAGTACGCGCAGCAGGTCTCAGGCTCGGTTGTCGATTTTGCCGCCGCGAAAACGGGCGCGGCGCAAGCCGTCGCGTCGCGCTGA
- a CDS encoding ABC transporter permease, which yields MAATFELHDRRESGRRRAPLFAPSTQRRAWRAASLAACVALWQLAVHFRLSAGFITFANVPAPSDALPALWSLLHSPKLPMHLAASIWRVLAGFCVAAVVGVGLGLAIGRYRAVEDTALPALEVLRPIPAVAWIPLAILMFPSSELSMMFITFIGALFPILLNTVHGVEGVDPRLVATARSLGTKPLALYTEVILPSAAPAIFTGLAIGMGTAWFCLVTAEMIAGQYGIGYFTWESYTLQNYPDIVVGMALIGALGMGSSVLVKRLGIALTPWYRLQETRR from the coding sequence ATGGCCGCCACTTTTGAACTCCACGACAGACGCGAATCGGGGCGCCGACGCGCACCTCTCTTTGCACCTTCGACCCAACGCCGCGCGTGGCGCGCGGCGTCGCTCGCCGCATGCGTCGCGCTCTGGCAACTGGCCGTGCACTTCAGGCTGTCGGCGGGGTTCATCACGTTCGCGAACGTGCCCGCGCCCTCCGATGCGCTGCCCGCGCTGTGGTCGCTGCTGCATTCGCCAAAGCTGCCGATGCATCTGGCCGCGAGCATCTGGCGCGTGCTGGCGGGCTTCTGTGTCGCGGCTGTGGTCGGCGTCGGCCTGGGTCTGGCGATCGGACGTTACCGTGCCGTCGAAGATACCGCGCTGCCCGCGCTCGAAGTGCTGCGCCCGATTCCCGCCGTCGCGTGGATACCGCTCGCGATCCTGATGTTTCCGTCATCGGAACTCAGCATGATGTTCATCACGTTCATCGGCGCGCTGTTTCCGATCCTGCTCAACACCGTGCACGGCGTGGAAGGCGTCGATCCACGGCTCGTCGCGACCGCTCGCAGCCTCGGCACGAAACCGCTCGCGCTGTATACCGAAGTCATACTGCCCAGCGCCGCGCCCGCGATCTTCACGGGCCTCGCGATCGGCATGGGGACCGCGTGGTTCTGTCTCGTGACGGCAGAAATGATTGCAGGCCAATACGGGATCGGTTATTTCACGTGGGAATCGTACACGCTGCAGAACTACCCCGATATCGTCGTCGGCATGGCGCTGATCGGCGCGCTCGGGATGGGCAGCAGCGTACTCGTCAAACGGTTGGGCATCGCGCTGACGCCGTGGTACAGACTGCAGGAGACCCGCCGATGA
- a CDS encoding ABC transporter ATP-binding protein, with product MSSVAIEAASAAASIRVRGLGVEVGPPHARIATLDGLDVDIAPGQFVCVLGPSGCGKSTLLGAIAGHIAATHGTIAVDDETVDRPHPERGLVFQQHTLFPWKRVIDNVAFGLKMKGLGASERRRQAAELLELVGLGGFDAHYPAQLSGGMQQRVEIARVLINRPRVLLMDEPFGALDAQTRRMMQTLLLDIWAKVRTTVVFVTHDIEEALFLADRILMLSQRPARVVADIPVLLERPRRDDTTLDPAFIDIKRQCLALLRESA from the coding sequence ATGAGCAGCGTCGCCATTGAAGCCGCCTCTGCGGCGGCCAGCATCCGCGTGCGCGGACTGGGCGTCGAAGTCGGTCCGCCGCATGCACGTATCGCGACGCTCGACGGCCTCGACGTCGATATCGCGCCCGGTCAGTTCGTCTGCGTACTCGGCCCTTCGGGCTGCGGCAAGTCGACCTTGCTCGGCGCGATCGCGGGCCACATCGCCGCGACGCACGGCACGATTGCCGTCGACGATGAAACCGTCGACCGTCCGCATCCCGAGCGCGGCCTCGTGTTTCAGCAGCACACGCTGTTTCCGTGGAAACGCGTGATCGACAACGTCGCATTCGGTCTCAAGATGAAGGGACTCGGCGCGAGCGAGCGGCGCAGGCAGGCGGCTGAACTGCTGGAACTCGTCGGATTGGGCGGCTTCGATGCGCATTACCCCGCGCAGCTGTCGGGCGGCATGCAGCAGCGCGTCGAGATCGCACGCGTACTGATCAACCGGCCGCGCGTGCTGCTGATGGACGAGCCGTTCGGCGCGCTCGACGCGCAGACGCGCCGCATGATGCAGACGCTGCTGCTCGATATCTGGGCGAAGGTGCGCACCACCGTCGTGTTCGTCACGCACGACATCGAAGAAGCGCTGTTTCTCGCCGACCGCATCCTGATGTTGTCGCAGCGCCCGGCACGCGTGGTCGCCGATATCCCCGTGCTGCTGGAGCGCCCGCGTCGCGACGATACGACACTCGACCCCGCCTTCATCGATATCAAGCGCCAGTGCCTCGCGCTGCTGCGCGAGTCGGCCTGA
- a CDS encoding HEAT repeat domain-containing protein, translated as MTDPTILTYDPQTLAPEAAALLPRLADADAAVRRIALLELADLEDPDALQPIVAALKHDASADVRSEAARVLGAWEQREIVAALCEALTDAQRDVREAAASSLSALKAASSGDVLCGWVDHPEPFVQAAILRALRELRYADAFSAAVRALDHDDSGVRIEAVGVLGWLKDARALVPLARVATRDASAEIRRAAVGALGFASADDAAIPDALLHALADPAWQVREEAATTLGKLRAHSARDALIAALGDDYWQVRLRAARALGQLGDRAAAQALIALLSHAISNLRKEAALALGELRDPSTLAALEHALDDADPEVRKAVRIALQQIGAGAR; from the coding sequence ATGACCGACCCGACCATTCTGACCTACGATCCCCAAACGCTCGCGCCGGAAGCGGCAGCATTGCTGCCGCGTCTCGCGGATGCCGATGCCGCCGTGCGACGCATCGCGCTGCTCGAACTCGCCGACCTCGAAGACCCCGACGCGCTGCAACCCATCGTCGCCGCGCTGAAGCACGACGCATCCGCCGACGTCCGCAGCGAAGCGGCGCGCGTGCTCGGCGCATGGGAGCAGCGGGAGATCGTCGCCGCGTTGTGCGAGGCGTTGACCGACGCGCAACGCGATGTGCGCGAAGCCGCCGCATCGAGTCTGTCGGCATTGAAGGCCGCGTCTTCCGGTGACGTGTTATGCGGATGGGTCGATCATCCCGAGCCGTTCGTGCAAGCCGCCATCCTGCGCGCGTTGCGCGAATTGCGTTATGCCGATGCCTTTTCAGCGGCAGTACGCGCGCTCGATCACGACGACTCAGGCGTGCGCATCGAAGCCGTCGGCGTGCTCGGCTGGCTCAAGGATGCGCGCGCACTCGTGCCGCTCGCGCGTGTCGCGACGCGTGACGCCAGCGCGGAGATTCGCCGCGCGGCAGTTGGCGCATTGGGTTTCGCGTCAGCGGACGATGCCGCGATACCGGACGCGCTGCTGCATGCGCTTGCCGATCCCGCGTGGCAAGTACGCGAAGAAGCCGCCACGACGCTAGGCAAGCTACGTGCGCATTCCGCTCGTGATGCACTGATCGCCGCGCTTGGTGACGACTACTGGCAAGTGCGCCTGCGCGCGGCGCGAGCCTTGGGTCAACTCGGCGACCGCGCCGCCGCGCAGGCGCTCATCGCGCTGCTGTCGCATGCCATCAGCAACCTGCGCAAGGAAGCCGCACTCGCACTGGGCGAACTGCGCGATCCATCGACACTCGCCGCACTGGAACATGCACTCGACGACGCCGACCCCGAAGTCCGCAAGGCTGTGCGGATCGCGTTGCAGCAGATCGGAGCAGGCGCGCGATGA
- a CDS encoding gamma-butyrobetaine hydroxylase-like domain-containing protein translates to MRTPRHIEIDRTAQTLTLHWPDGVTQHVAHRVLRQHCPCAECKRLRLRGDTPLVPDDIAVLDVRPAGYGVQLLFSDSHERGIFPWAFLERLPATA, encoded by the coding sequence ATGAGAACGCCCCGGCATATCGAGATCGACCGCACGGCGCAGACGTTGACGCTGCATTGGCCCGACGGCGTGACGCAACACGTCGCGCATCGCGTGTTGCGGCAGCATTGCCCTTGCGCCGAATGCAAGCGTCTGCGCTTGCGTGGTGACACACCCCTCGTGCCGGACGACATCGCCGTACTGGACGTTCGCCCCGCCGGATACGGCGTCCAGCTGCTGTTCAGCGACAGCCACGAACGCGGCATTTTCCCGTGGGCGTTTCTGGAACGCCTGCCAGCCACTGCCTGA
- a CDS encoding LLM class flavin-dependent oxidoreductase: MSVEFIGMIQQRKVSETHLPQGPAIDTDYVRAFAQAHENAGFDRILVPHSSTSPDATITIAYAASVTSRVHFMLAHRPGFVAPTLAARQLATLDHFSGGRLAVHFISGGSDEDQRRDGDYLSHDERYARTDEYLQILRRVWTENEPFDHEGRFYRFEKAFSDVKPKQTPHVPIYFGGASEAALAVAGKHADVYALWGESKQQVAELIARVRAEAAKHGRNVRFSVSFRPILASTEKAAWERAEHILDETRRLRVEQGFSRGGPQQSEGAKRLLAASGAGVRADDRLWTAVAKEIGGRSNSTALVGTPAQVAQTLSEYYELGVTTFLVRGFDPLEDAIDYGRELIPATRELTARIRRAA; encoded by the coding sequence GTGAGCGTCGAATTCATCGGCATGATCCAGCAGCGCAAGGTATCGGAAACGCATCTGCCGCAAGGCCCCGCGATCGATACCGACTACGTGCGCGCCTTTGCGCAGGCCCACGAGAACGCGGGCTTCGACCGCATACTGGTGCCGCACAGCTCGACGAGCCCTGATGCGACCATCACGATTGCCTATGCCGCGAGCGTCACGTCGCGCGTGCACTTCATGCTCGCGCACCGCCCCGGCTTCGTCGCGCCGACGCTGGCCGCGCGGCAACTCGCCACGCTCGATCATTTCTCGGGCGGACGTCTTGCTGTCCACTTCATCTCTGGCGGCAGCGACGAAGACCAGCGCCGCGACGGCGACTATCTCTCGCACGACGAACGCTATGCGCGTACCGACGAGTATCTGCAGATCCTGCGGCGCGTCTGGACCGAGAACGAGCCGTTCGATCATGAAGGCCGCTTCTATCGCTTTGAAAAGGCCTTCTCGGATGTGAAGCCGAAGCAGACGCCGCATGTGCCGATCTATTTCGGCGGCGCATCCGAAGCTGCCCTCGCCGTCGCGGGCAAGCATGCCGATGTCTACGCGCTGTGGGGCGAATCGAAACAGCAGGTCGCGGAACTGATTGCGCGTGTGCGCGCCGAAGCGGCGAAGCATGGCCGCAACGTGCGCTTCTCGGTGTCGTTCCGTCCGATTCTCGCGTCGACGGAAAAGGCAGCGTGGGAACGCGCCGAGCACATTCTCGACGAGACGCGCCGTCTGCGCGTCGAACAGGGTTTCTCGCGCGGTGGTCCGCAACAGAGCGAAGGCGCGAAGCGCCTGCTGGCCGCATCGGGCGCCGGCGTGCGCGCCGACGACCGCCTGTGGACGGCCGTTGCCAAGGAAATCGGCGGACGCTCGAATTCGACGGCGCTCGTCGGCACGCCGGCACAGGTCGCGCAAACGCTCTCCGAGTACTACGAACTTGGCGTGACGACCTTCCTGGTTCGCGGGTTCGATCCGCTCGAAGACGCAATCGACTACGGCCGCGAGCTGATCCCCGCGACGCGTGAATTGACCGCCCGCATCCGCCGCGCCGCGTGA